One genomic region from Cetobacterium sp. 8H encodes:
- a CDS encoding cysteine desulfurase family protein, whose protein sequence is MRVYLDNNATTKMDPKVLEAMMPFLTEEYGNAFSMHLFGKETGLAVSESREKIANLLKVKPEEIIFTASGTESDNIAVRGVAKAYKNRGNHIITSTIEHPAIKNTYKDLEQDGYEITFIPVDANGVLDLKALEAAIRPETILISVMHANNEVGTVEPIQQVAEIAKKNRILLHVDAVQTVGKIPVYPKELGADLLTFSGHKFHGPKGIAGLYIRQGVRVARTITGGGQERKLRPGTTNTPAVVGMAKALELACENMQEEIVREQNLRDYFEEEILKRIPEIVVNAKSVERLPGTSSITFKYLEGESILLSLSYLGIAVSSGSACSSDELQASHVLLGMGIEPEFAHGTIRFSLGKYNTKEEIDYTIEQVVKVVEKLRMLSPLWNEYKR, encoded by the coding sequence ATGAGAGTTTATCTGGATAACAATGCTACAACAAAAATGGATCCAAAGGTTTTAGAAGCGATGATGCCTTTTTTAACTGAGGAATATGGAAATGCATTTAGTATGCATCTATTTGGAAAAGAAACAGGTTTAGCTGTTTCAGAATCTAGAGAAAAAATTGCAAATTTATTAAAAGTTAAGCCAGAAGAGATTATTTTCACAGCCTCAGGAACAGAATCAGATAATATCGCTGTAAGAGGAGTGGCTAAAGCTTATAAAAATAGAGGAAATCACATAATAACATCAACAATAGAGCACCCAGCTATAAAAAATACATATAAAGATTTAGAGCAAGATGGATATGAAATTACATTCATACCTGTAGATGCAAATGGAGTACTGGATTTAAAAGCTTTAGAAGCTGCAATTAGACCAGAAACTATATTGATTTCAGTTATGCACGCTAACAATGAAGTTGGAACAGTAGAACCAATACAACAAGTGGCAGAAATAGCTAAGAAAAATAGAATTTTACTTCATGTAGATGCTGTTCAAACGGTTGGAAAGATACCGGTTTATCCTAAAGAGTTAGGAGCAGATTTACTTACTTTCTCAGGACATAAATTCCATGGTCCTAAAGGGATTGCAGGGCTTTATATAAGACAAGGAGTTAGAGTTGCTAGAACAATAACAGGTGGAGGTCAAGAGAGAAAACTTAGACCAGGAACAACAAATACACCAGCTGTTGTAGGTATGGCTAAAGCTTTAGAACTTGCTTGTGAAAATATGCAAGAAGAGATAGTTAGAGAGCAAAATTTAAGAGACTACTTTGAAGAAGAGATTTTAAAAAGAATACCTGAAATAGTTGTAAATGCAAAATCTGTTGAAAGATTACCAGGAACATCAAGTATAACATTTAAGTACTTAGAAGGAGAGTCAATATTACTTTCACTAAGTTATTTAGGAATAGCTGTAAGTTCTGGATCAGCTTGTTCATCAGATGAACTTCAAGCATCTCACGTTTTATTAGGTATGGGAATTGAGCCTGAATTCGCTCATGGAACTATCAGATTTAGTTTAGGTAAATACAACACTAAAGAAGAGATCGATTATACAATAGAGCAAGTTGTAAAAGTAGTTGAAAAATTAAGAATGTTATCCCCTTTGTGGAACGAATATAAAAGATAA